A genomic stretch from Salvelinus alpinus chromosome 38, SLU_Salpinus.1, whole genome shotgun sequence includes:
- the LOC139566499 gene encoding titin homolog has product MSQSETCCICGVRFVRGPKGYNRRKVTTLTSPKTFQLVFDITPDDSSFLCWVCLGVLRRKTKQDGKLWTWSDLPTKVGRPRKPSAKIPSSSTTLSNQTPIRTNPSSLSIEESIASKKNKRRPVRQWDGEKWTTMTSRSPESHSTTIRRPPTPIAPTTHSLTPSKQVNSSTLSSHTSNQISSLFSFGERTTKRHPKAPQSTTHSTLLSPFPVDEGISPKKKKLPFSKTKQSYGFGPHAKALYYMHSHQHLKAFRSLMKTKAREAMTLFLAEVIAQESKVLMNDQRGPLRQPLTEASVSGFSWDAVLAWGEEKAPMTLACLRAMFPKPNTIRTRVMMGARTTKRPRTEEDAGDVVSQRAGLILAIVLYTSMQKCNFIQASLGVEFWKQGCPLSVFKALSALGVCPSAASTRRHAERLTTGFDPPQQDRTEGVEEEPGDSFCRSEDESLTLSCSEENPSSSPTQSLNWFSDQSHSRDGSWSDQSSRSDSRPDSRSDDHQGPTQRPDSREYQNLIKEHGYHKVQKPTLSRWAKNSEDKREAKEKPVQNPKRRKMTKKKPAQSPPVVNATGAHRSDMETSQVSKVNLEPVQTSQVDNTHVEPVQLNDTNKKPAHISETNVQLAQMSVMSETYMEQMKIPKRGRPRKELAQMSLMSETNMEQIIMPKRGRPRKELVQVSETNIEHTQTPQITDTHLEPAHKLRSPRKKPVQTPQVTDTQNKPIQVTNTDIKLAETNKESVVQAKNGRPKKGFVQIPQLTDTCMEPIPVRKVNADTTLMPSSMRSRKRPRRVPQVSGTNQERTQMPKITKTNKESLKMLQKMDTHMAPAVTSKRGRTRKGPIEISQETDLHTEAGLMPQAGEMNQQRIEGREINKEPAEPQKLTGKPKVNQTKKVPAKTPEELDQMELIPKRKRGRPRKELSQISNTSKETPSMHKISKTGKKPALTREIKIIVNRMESCSAAEMPQIREMNNEPVQVSVENFEPVQRLSGRSMEGLVQMPQLSCTDMEPGKLGRTIIETTSTAESTDKESVQRPQANETNAELAQTSQIMETIKEHIQVTNTDKETASVPRRSCTDTELAKRYKMSDFQTRVIRIVDTRMRANKESVSMPQVHDTNQDPEPAATPEISDTNNQSTRVIRIVVNRRIPADICSHTRKSLECLAEVAAKCAPLDVQSAEEDG; this is encoded by the exons ATGTCTCAGTCAGAGACGTGTTGCATTTGTGGGGTGAGGTTTGTGAGGGGGCCCAAGGGTTACAACAGGAGGAAAGTCACCACGCTGACAAGCCCCAAGACCTTCCAGCTAGTCTTTGACATCACTCCTGATGACTCATCCTTCCTCTGCTGGGTCTGTCTTGGTGTGCTCAGAAGGAAAACCAAGCAGGATGGGAAGCTTTGGacttggtcagatttgccaacaaAAGTTGGCAGACCTCGAAAGCCCAGTGCCAAAATACCAAGTTCATCCACAACTTTATCCAATCAAACTCCAATTAGAACCAACCCATCTTCTTTATCCATAGAGGAGTCCATTGCTTCTAAAAAAAACAAACGGAGGCCAGTTCGGCAGTGGGACGGGGAGAAATGGACCACCATGACTTCTCGTTCCCCAGAATCCCATTCAACGACCATCAGACGACCTCCAACGCCCATAGCCCCAACCACGCACTCTTTAACACCATCAAAGCAAGTAAATTCCTCAACATTATCAAGTCACACTTCAAATCAGATCAGTTCCCTGTTCTCCTTTGGAGAGCGGACAACAAAAAGACATCCGAAGGCACCCCAATCTACAACACACTCCACACTCCTGTCTCCATTCCCCGTTGACGAAGGTATAAGTCCCAAGAAGAAGAAGCTCCCTTTCTCCAAGACTAAGCAGAGCTATGGGTTTGGACCTCATGCCAAGGCCCTGTATTACATGCACAGCCACCAGCACCTGAAGGCCTTCAGGTCCTTGATGAAGACCAAAGCTAGAGAAGCCATGACCCTTTTCCTCGCCGAGGTCATCGCCCAGGAG AGTAAGGTATTGATGAACGACCAACGTGGGCCATTGCGTCAGCCGCTGACTGAGGCGAGTGTGAGTGGGTTTTCCTGGGACGCGGTTCTAGCGTGGGGGGAAGAAAAGGCCCCTATGACCCTGGCATGTCTTAGGGCCATGTTCCCCAAACCCAACACCATCAGGACACGGGTTATGATGGGAGCAAGGACAACGAAAcg CCCGAGGACAGAAGAGGACGCAGGTGATGTAGTCAGCCAGAGGGCGGGGCTTATCTTGGCCATAGTCCTCTACACCTCCATGCAGAAGTGTAACTTCATCCAGGCCTCTCTGGGGGTCGAGTTCTGGAAACAGGGCTGTCCTCTCAGCGTGTTCAAAGCCCTCAGTGCCCTGGGGGTGTGTCCCAGTGCTGCCTCCACCAGGAGACACGCAGAGAGGCTGACAACTGGCTTTGATCCACCTCAGCAGGACCGgacagagggggtggaggaggagcctGGG GACTCCTTTTGTAGATCTGAGGATGAGAGTCTGACTCTGAGTTGTTCTGAAGAGAAtcccagttcctccccaacccagTCTCTGAACTGGTTCTCGGACCAATCCCACTCCAGAGACGG GTCCTGGTCCGATCAGAGTTCCAGAtctgactccagacctgactcCAG GAGCGACGACCACCAAGGCCCTACTCAGAGGCCTGACTCCCGGGAGTACCAGAATCTGATCAAAGAACATGGTTACCACAAAGTCCAGAA ACCTACATTGAGTCGATGGGCGAAGAACAGTGAGGACAAAAGGGAGGCAAAGGAAAAACCTGTTCAAAACCCCAAGAGAAGGAAGATGACGAAAAAGAAACCTGCTCAATCGCCTCCAGTAGTAAACGCAACTGGCGCGCACCGTTCAGACATGGAGACTTCTCAAGTAAGTAAGGTAAACTTGGAACCCGTTCAAACGTCTCAAGTAGACAACACACACGTGGAACCCGTTCAACTCAACGATACAAACAAGAAACCTGCTCATATAAGTGAGACAAATGTACAACTTGCTCAAATGTCTGTTATGAGCGAGACATACATGGAACAAATGAAGATTCCTAAAAGAGGCAGGCCAAGGAAGGAACTTGCTCAAATGTCTCTAATGAGCGAGACAAACATGGAACAAATTATAATGCCCAAAAGAGGCAGGCCAAGGAAGGAACTTGTTCAAGTAAGTGAAACAAACATAGAACACACTCAAACTCCACAAATAACCGACACACACTTGGAACCTGCTCACAAGCTCAGAAGTCCAAGGAAGAAACCTGTCCAAACGCCCCAGGTAACTGACACACAAAACAAACCCATTCAAGTAACCAATACAGACATTAAACTTGCTGAGACAAACAAAGAATCTGTTGTACAGGCCAAGAATGGGAGGCCAAAGAAGGGATTCGTTCAAATTCCACAATTAACCGACACTTGCATGGAACCCATTCCGGTAAGGAAGGTAAACGCGGACACCACTTTAATGCCCAGTAGCATGAGATCAAGGAAGAGACCCAGACGAGTTCCCCAAGTATCCGGCACAAACCAGGAACGAACTCAAATGCCCAAAATAACCAAAACCAACAAGGAATCCTTAAAAATGCTTCAGAAAATGGACACACACATGGCACCTGCTGTAACATCTAAAAGAGGGAGGACAAGGAAGGGACCAATTGAAATATCTCAAGAAACCGACTTGCACACAGAAGCCGGTCTAATGCCTCAAGCTGGTGAAATGAATCAGCAACGTATCGAAGGACGGGAAATAAATAAAGAACCCGCTGAACCCCAAAAACTCACTGGAAAGCCTAAAGTAAATCAGACAAAGAAAGTACCTGCAAAGACACCTGAAGAACTAGATCAAATGGAATTAATTCCAAAGCGCAAAAGAGGCAGGCCAAGGAAAGAACTTTCTCAAATAAGCAACACAAGCAAGGAAACCCCTTCAATGCATAAAATAAGCAAAACAGGCAAAAAACCTGCTCTTACCCGGGAGATAAAAATTATTGTCAATAGGATGGAAAGCTGTAGTGCTGCTGAAATGCCCCAAATACGTGAGATGAACAATGAACCTGTTCAAGTAAGTGTGGAAAACTTTGAACCTGTTCAAAGACTGAGTGGGAGGTCAATGGAGGGACTCGTTCAAATGCCCCAATTAAGCTGCACGGACATGGAACCTGGTAAGTTAGGCAGGACCATCATTGAAACCACTTCAACGGCAGAAAGTACTGACAAAGAATCCGTTCAAAGGCCTCAAGCAAACGAAACAAATGCAGAACTTGCTCAAACGTCTCAGATAATGGAAACGATAAAGGAACACATTCAAGTAACCAACACAGACAAGGAAACCGCTTCCGTGCCCAGAAGAAGCTGCACAGACACGGAACTTGCTAAAAGGTACAAAATGAGTGACTTTCAGACCCGGGTAATAAGAATAGTTGACACTAGGATGAGGGCAAACAAAGAATCTGTTTCAATGCCTCAAGTACACGACACAAACCAGGACCCTGAACCTGCTGCAACACCTGAAATAAGCGACACAAACAATCAATCCACGCGAGTGATCAGAATAGTTGTTAACAGGAGGATACCGGCAGACATATGTAGTCACACCCGGAAAAGCCTGGAGTGTCTGGCTGAGGTAGCGGCCAAATGTGCTCCATTAGATGTTCAATCTGCCGAAGAGGATGGATAG